The following are encoded together in the Candidatus Zixiibacteriota bacterium genome:
- the cysE gene encoding serine O-acetyltransferase, translating into MFRALLEDIRAIYRNDPAARNVEVFCYAGLHAIWCHRFTHLLWKLGIPLLPRMISQLNRFFTGIEIHPGATIGHGLFIDHGMGIVIGETTEIGDNCVLFHAVTLGGTGKHKAKRHPTIGNNVLIGTGATILGPVTVGNNVDIGANTFIVMHDVPDNCTVVGSPGKIVKLNDQRVDIKLPRTDDSRYL; encoded by the coding sequence ATGTTTAGAGCTCTCCTGGAGGATATCCGCGCGATTTATCGCAACGATCCGGCAGCACGAAATGTTGAAGTGTTCTGCTATGCCGGGTTGCACGCCATTTGGTGTCACAGATTCACGCATCTGTTGTGGAAGCTCGGAATCCCGCTTCTGCCCAGAATGATATCGCAGCTCAACCGCTTTTTCACCGGTATCGAAATACATCCCGGGGCAACAATCGGACACGGACTATTTATCGATCACGGGATGGGAATTGTGATCGGTGAGACAACCGAGATTGGCGATAACTGTGTTCTTTTTCATGCTGTCACTCTTGGTGGCACCGGTAAGCACAAGGCGAAGCGGCACCCGACAATCGGTAACAATGTCCTTATTGGGACAGGCGCCACTATTCTGGGTCCCGTGACGGTCGGCAACAACGTCGATATCGGCGCCAACACATTCATCGTGATGCATGATGTGCCGGACAACTGCACCGTCGTCGGCTCACCCGGCAAGATTGTCAAACTTAATGATCAGCGGGTAGATATCAAACTTCCGAGAACCGATGACTCTCGCTACCTCTAA